Proteins encoded in a region of the Enterococcus gilvus ATCC BAA-350 genome:
- a CDS encoding GNAT family N-acetyltransferase, with amino-acid sequence MKILITKDTMSDIYLDAVRIRQKVFVQEQGVPANLEIDENEAYAVHFVLYTEEEKPAATVRLLPLDRHTFKLQRMAVLKDYRGKNLGAAIVAEAEVFAKQQGFTTIELGAQLTAESFYQKLGYQAYGEIFQDAGIDHVHMKKVL; translated from the coding sequence ATGAAAATTTTAATTACTAAGGATACTATGAGCGACATTTATCTCGATGCGGTCCGCATCCGCCAAAAAGTATTTGTCCAAGAGCAAGGCGTTCCCGCAAATCTAGAAATAGATGAAAACGAAGCCTACGCCGTTCACTTTGTCCTTTATACGGAAGAAGAAAAACCTGCCGCCACGGTACGTTTGCTGCCATTAGATCGTCACACTTTTAAATTACAACGCATGGCTGTTTTGAAAGACTATCGAGGGAAGAATCTTGGAGCTGCAATCGTTGCTGAAGCTGAAGTATTTGCGAAACAGCAAGGATTTACAACAATCGAGCTAGGTGCGCAATTAACCGCTGAGTCTTTTTATCAAAAGTTAGGCTATCAGGCCTACGGAGAAATTTTCCAAGATGCAGGCATCGATCATGTACATATGAAGAAGGTTCTTTGA
- a CDS encoding DUF1827 family protein: protein MKLINVTNSHSQLVYNQLENTDANMIKIYTIGNTTVIYTDAYKHAEIVLKNDNRNILPSEVDFVHNYFKRKLDEGTYDFANISYLESPGLIEMSITKK, encoded by the coding sequence ATGAAACTTATCAATGTGACGAATAGTCATTCACAACTCGTGTATAATCAGCTGGAGAACACTGATGCGAATATGATAAAAATTTATACTATAGGAAATACTACCGTCATTTATACCGATGCTTATAAGCATGCTGAGATTGTTTTAAAAAACGACAATCGCAATATCTTGCCATCGGAAGTAGACTTCGTACATAATTATTTTAAGCGAAAATTGGATGAAGGAACCTATGATTTTGCAAATATTTCCTATCTTGAATCTCCCGGCCTAATCGAAATGTCAATAACAAAAAAATAG
- the ntdP gene encoding nucleoside tri-diphosphate phosphatase, protein MGVPKEGEFVTIKSYKHDGSLHRTWRDTMVLKTSECSLIGLNDHTLVTESDGRRWVTREPAIVYFHQKYWFNIIAMIREKGVSYYCNLASPYVLDDEALKYIDYDLDVKVFPDGEKRLLDVDEYEAHSQQMHYSKEIDYILKENVKILVDWINNEKGPFSQGYIDIWYDRYKQLSRK, encoded by the coding sequence ATGGGAGTTCCAAAAGAAGGAGAGTTTGTGACGATCAAAAGTTACAAACACGACGGCAGTTTGCATCGAACGTGGCGCGATACCATGGTATTAAAAACAAGCGAGTGTTCACTGATCGGCTTAAATGACCACACATTGGTCACAGAATCAGATGGCAGAAGATGGGTCACTCGTGAACCAGCGATCGTTTATTTCCATCAGAAATACTGGTTCAACATAATAGCAATGATTCGAGAGAAGGGAGTTTCTTATTATTGTAATCTAGCATCACCTTATGTATTAGATGACGAGGCACTAAAGTACATTGATTATGATTTAGATGTCAAAGTTTTTCCGGACGGCGAGAAACGTCTATTGGACGTGGATGAATATGAAGCCCATAGTCAGCAAATGCATTACTCAAAAGAAATTGATTATATTCTTAAGGAAAATGTCAAAATCTTAGTGGACTGGATCAACAATGAAAAGGGGCCTTTTTCTCAAGGCTATATTGATATTTGGTATGATCGTTACAAGCAATTGTCGCGGAAGTAG
- a CDS encoding AI-2E family transporter, whose product MFEKIKNSKLMFWSVELLVIATLILVSSQIDFVFQPIGTFFTTLFAPILIAGFLYYLLNPLVNLLVKMGVKRLIAIALIFLLLIGIIVLIFMSVIPNLVEQLISLAKNIPSFVDNMQHWLQDAANNATRFPLFRELDVDKYISNLDVSAGTIIQQTLTGVTNSLASIIGKITTVVLLLITVPFILFYMLKDGEKLVPNIERVFPEKQRDNIKGLLEQLNKTLSDYISGQAIECLFVGTFTFLGYLLIGVDYAFLFGVIAGLTNLIPYLGPYLGLAPALIYTFFNSPTQALLCIVVVLIVQQVDGNVIYPNVIGKSLNIHPLTIILILLVAGNLAGILGVFLGVPVYAILRTLVVFVVKIVKQGKQEEREKEFLN is encoded by the coding sequence ATGTTTGAGAAAATTAAAAATTCAAAATTAATGTTCTGGTCAGTGGAACTGTTGGTCATAGCGACCTTGATCCTGGTGTCCTCACAGATTGATTTTGTTTTTCAACCGATCGGTACGTTTTTTACAACACTTTTTGCACCGATTCTCATTGCCGGCTTTTTGTATTATTTATTAAATCCATTAGTAAACTTGCTAGTGAAGATGGGTGTAAAACGATTGATCGCGATCGCGTTGATCTTTCTATTATTGATCGGCATTATCGTGTTGATCTTCATGAGCGTCATTCCGAATTTGGTGGAACAGTTGATCTCGCTGGCAAAAAATATCCCCAGCTTTGTCGACAACATGCAGCACTGGCTGCAAGATGCAGCGAATAATGCGACACGATTCCCGCTGTTCAGAGAATTAGATGTAGATAAATACATCAGCAATCTGGATGTTTCAGCCGGGACCATTATTCAGCAAACCTTGACGGGTGTGACGAACAGCTTAGCATCCATCATTGGAAAAATTACCACGGTCGTTTTATTACTGATCACCGTACCATTTATTTTGTTTTACATGTTGAAGGATGGAGAAAAACTTGTTCCGAATATCGAACGGGTCTTCCCAGAAAAACAGCGGGACAATATCAAGGGGTTGCTGGAACAACTAAATAAGACCTTGTCTGATTATATCAGTGGACAAGCAATCGAATGTTTGTTTGTCGGCACATTCACCTTCTTAGGGTATTTGTTGATTGGCGTGGATTATGCGTTCTTGTTTGGCGTGATTGCCGGCTTGACGAATTTGATTCCTTATTTAGGTCCCTATCTAGGGCTTGCGCCTGCATTGATCTACACCTTCTTTAATTCACCAACCCAAGCGTTGCTTTGTATCGTTGTTGTACTGATCGTTCAACAAGTCGACGGAAATGTCATTTACCCAAATGTTATCGGGAAATCTTTGAACATCCATCCATTGACGATCATCTTGATTTTATTAGTAGCAGGGAATTTGGCCGGTATTTTAGGTGTATTCCTGGGCGTGCCTGTCTATGCGATTTTACGGACACTGGTTGTGTTTGTAGTGAAAATAGTAAAACAAGGCAAGCAAGAAGAACGAGAAAAAGAGTTTCTAAATTAA
- a CDS encoding peptide chain release factor 3, with protein MNNPNLKQQVDSRRTFAIISHPDAGKTTITEQLLLFGGAIRQAGTVKGKKTGNFAKSDWMDIEKQRGISVTSSVMQFDFDGKRVNILDTPGHEDFSEDTYRTLMAVDSAVMVIDSAKGIEAQTKKLFQVVKRRGIPIFTFINKLDRDGREPLELLEELEELLEIESYPMNWPIGMGKGLEGIYDIHNERIEFYRPEQYEGERYVKLTNGEISGDHPLKEKSIYEDVLSEVELVREAGDQFNLEKIQQGNQTPVFFGSALTNFGVETFLETFVDLAPKPHAHKTEEGEPISPYEEEFSGFVFKIQANMNPNHRDRIAFVRVCSGTFERGMDVTLGRTSKKMKLSNVTQFMADARENVEEAVAGDIIGVYDTGNYQIGDTIYEGKLKVAYEELPSFTPELFMKVTAKNVMKQKSFHKGIYQLVQEGAIQLYKTYLTDEYIIGAVGQLQFEVFQHRMLNEYNAEVVMTPMGNKIARWIDPEQLDERMSSSRNILAKDRFDQPLFLFENQFAMRWFADKYPEVELKSLM; from the coding sequence ATGAATAACCCTAATTTAAAACAACAAGTAGATAGTCGTCGAACCTTTGCGATCATTTCCCATCCGGATGCTGGGAAAACGACGATCACTGAACAACTACTTTTATTTGGCGGTGCGATTCGTCAAGCAGGAACGGTAAAAGGAAAGAAAACTGGGAACTTCGCAAAATCAGACTGGATGGACATTGAAAAGCAGCGTGGAATCTCTGTAACTAGTTCAGTCATGCAATTTGATTTTGATGGAAAACGCGTAAATATATTGGACACACCCGGTCACGAAGACTTTTCAGAAGATACGTATCGTACACTGATGGCGGTAGACAGTGCCGTAATGGTCATTGATAGTGCCAAAGGGATCGAGGCTCAGACAAAGAAACTTTTCCAAGTTGTCAAACGTCGGGGAATTCCGATTTTTACCTTTATTAACAAATTGGATCGTGACGGACGCGAGCCGCTAGAATTGTTAGAGGAATTGGAAGAATTGTTGGAGATCGAATCGTATCCAATGAATTGGCCGATTGGTATGGGAAAAGGCTTGGAAGGAATCTACGACATACACAATGAGCGCATCGAGTTCTACCGTCCAGAACAATACGAAGGGGAACGCTACGTTAAATTAACCAATGGTGAGATTTCGGGAGATCATCCGTTAAAAGAAAAATCTATTTATGAAGATGTATTAAGCGAAGTCGAGCTTGTTCGCGAAGCCGGGGACCAATTTAATCTTGAGAAAATTCAGCAAGGGAATCAAACACCTGTCTTCTTTGGTTCAGCTTTGACGAACTTCGGAGTCGAAACATTCCTTGAAACCTTTGTTGATCTGGCACCAAAACCTCACGCCCACAAAACTGAAGAAGGCGAACCTATCTCTCCGTATGAAGAAGAGTTCTCTGGTTTTGTCTTTAAGATCCAAGCAAATATGAATCCGAATCATCGAGATCGAATCGCGTTTGTACGGGTATGTTCAGGAACTTTTGAGCGCGGAATGGATGTCACTCTTGGACGTACAAGCAAGAAAATGAAACTAAGCAACGTGACACAATTTATGGCTGACGCTCGCGAAAATGTGGAAGAAGCTGTCGCTGGGGACATCATCGGAGTCTATGATACTGGAAACTACCAAATCGGAGACACGATCTATGAAGGGAAATTGAAAGTAGCCTATGAAGAACTACCTTCCTTCACGCCGGAACTATTTATGAAGGTAACTGCAAAAAATGTCATGAAGCAAAAATCCTTCCATAAAGGGATCTACCAACTGGTACAAGAAGGTGCGATTCAATTATACAAAACGTATTTGACAGACGAATACATCATCGGTGCGGTTGGACAGCTGCAATTTGAAGTCTTCCAACACCGTATGCTGAATGAATACAATGCGGAAGTTGTTATGACGCCAATGGGAAATAAAATTGCTCGTTGGATCGATCCAGAACAATTAGACGAACGCATGAGCTCAAGCCGTAATATTTTGGCGAAAGACCGTTTTGACCAACCACTCTTCTTGTTTGAAAATCAATTTGCAATGCGTTGGTTCGCGGATAAATACCCAGAAGTAGAACTGAAGAGCTTGATGTAA
- a CDS encoding hemolysin family protein — protein sequence MNADPDSQSLILQLGLLVILTLINGFLAAAEIAVVSVNKNRVEQKAEEGNLKSKKLLEVIHNPNNFLSTIQVGITLVNILSGASLADSLSARLAPFIGGGAAARTIAAVIVMLLLTYVSIVFGELYPKRIAMTKTEEVAQFTSGVVRKLGVITKPFVWLLTASTNLLAKITPMTFDDEDTKMTRDEMRYMLENEGVLDNDEIEMLQGVFSLDTKVAREVMVPRTDSFMIDINDPVLESIDEILNESYSRIPVYDEDKDKVVGILHTKTLLKAARQFGFENVNLQKILQEPLFVPETIFIDDLLYELKKTQNQMSILLDEYGGMVGLVTLEDLLEEIVGEIDDESDEVEKLYEKVGDNEYLINGKMLIDEFNEEFDLNLHMSDVDTMAGYLITALGTIPDEGEKLSFDVDDLTLISEEMEGSRVLTLRAIFHPDEHENVEPEEERRLFTKDFEDDEPRR from the coding sequence ATGAATGCTGACCCCGATAGTCAGTCGTTAATTTTACAGTTAGGTTTATTAGTAATTTTAACGTTAATCAACGGATTTTTAGCTGCGGCTGAAATTGCGGTGGTGTCGGTCAATAAAAACCGAGTAGAACAAAAGGCAGAAGAAGGAAACCTGAAATCAAAAAAATTATTAGAGGTCATCCATAACCCAAATAATTTTTTATCAACGATTCAGGTGGGAATTACATTAGTAAACATCTTGTCAGGGGCCTCTTTAGCTGATAGTTTATCTGCTCGATTAGCACCTTTTATAGGCGGCGGTGCGGCTGCACGTACAATTGCTGCGGTAATCGTTATGCTGTTATTGACCTATGTTTCAATTGTATTTGGTGAATTATATCCGAAACGAATTGCTATGACGAAGACGGAAGAGGTTGCACAATTTACCTCTGGCGTTGTTCGAAAATTAGGCGTCATTACAAAACCCTTCGTTTGGTTATTAACGGCTTCGACCAATTTATTGGCCAAAATAACGCCGATGACATTTGATGACGAAGATACGAAAATGACCCGCGATGAAATGCGCTATATGTTGGAAAACGAAGGCGTACTGGACAATGATGAAATCGAGATGCTTCAAGGTGTCTTCTCACTGGATACAAAAGTTGCTCGTGAGGTAATGGTTCCCAGAACGGATTCCTTCATGATCGATATCAATGATCCGGTACTTGAGAGCATTGATGAGATTTTAAATGAGAGCTATTCTAGAATTCCGGTTTACGATGAAGACAAAGACAAAGTAGTCGGAATCCTGCATACCAAAACATTATTAAAAGCGGCACGTCAATTTGGCTTTGAAAATGTCAATCTTCAAAAAATCCTCCAAGAACCATTATTCGTTCCTGAGACGATTTTTATTGATGACCTTCTTTATGAATTGAAGAAAACGCAAAATCAAATGTCTATCCTTCTTGACGAATATGGCGGAATGGTCGGTTTAGTGACTTTAGAAGACCTATTAGAGGAAATCGTCGGAGAAATCGATGATGAGTCTGACGAGGTTGAAAAGCTCTATGAAAAAGTCGGCGACAATGAATATTTGATCAATGGGAAGATGTTGATCGATGAGTTCAATGAAGAGTTTGATTTGAACTTGCATATGAGTGATGTCGATACAATGGCGGGCTATTTGATCACAGCATTAGGAACGATTCCTGACGAAGGAGAGAAGCTTTCTTTCGATGTAGACGATCTGACACTTATTTCTGAAGAAATGGAAGGATCAAGAGTCTTGACACTGCGTGCGATTTTCCATCCTGATGAACATGAAAATGTCGAACCAGAAGAGGAACGTCGTCTGTTTACTAAAGACTTCGAAGACGATGAGCCTCGACGTTAA